The following proteins come from a genomic window of Achromobacter sp. AONIH1:
- a CDS encoding phosphatidylglycerophosphatase A, which yields MRERRRAVYPTLAWVCRDPGRLIAFGLGSGLIRPASGTWGTVLAWLIWVAAAPAATDLMIGVFLALAFLYGCWACDRVGRELQQPDHVGMVWDEMVAFWLVLWLTPAGWLPQAVAFVLFRAFDIVKPPPIKFFDARLKGGFGVMWDDIVAAGYALLIMALAVRTGVFA from the coding sequence ATGCGCGAGCGCAGGCGGGCCGTCTATCCCACGCTGGCCTGGGTCTGCCGCGATCCGGGGCGGCTGATCGCCTTCGGGCTGGGCAGCGGCCTGATCCGCCCGGCGTCGGGCACCTGGGGCACCGTGCTGGCCTGGCTCATCTGGGTGGCCGCCGCGCCGGCCGCGACCGATCTGATGATCGGCGTGTTCCTGGCGCTGGCTTTTTTGTATGGCTGCTGGGCCTGTGACCGCGTGGGCCGGGAACTCCAGCAGCCGGATCACGTCGGAATGGTCTGGGACGAGATGGTGGCGTTCTGGCTGGTGCTGTGGCTCACGCCGGCGGGCTGGCTGCCGCAGGCCGTGGCGTTCGTGCTGTTCCGCGCGTTCGACATCGTCAAGCCGCCGCCCATCAAGTTCTTCGATGCCCGCTTGAAGGGCGGATTTGGCGTCATGTGGGACGATATCGTCGCGGCGGGCTATGCCCTGCTGATCATGGCGCTGGCGGTGCGCACAGGAGTCTTCGCATGA